TATCGCCTGCCTGCTGAAGAACATGGAGAATGGCATCAGGGTATTTCTCGCGAATTTTCACTAGCTCTAATCGCATATCATCCTTCATCGGAGCTGCCATATTGTTACCCCTCTCCTTCAGACTTAGATGCACTGCCCGTCAAAGCATTCGGCTCATTCACTTCTGCTGGGCCGGTCATATCTTCCCATGTAAAAGCTCGTTTTCGAATTAAATAGACATAACCAAGCGCCAATAACGCCAAAAACACAGCTACTTCACAAAAAGTAAAAACCTTGAAATTTTGCCACAAACGCATATCCGTCTGCCCTGTAGCAGGATTAATGAACAGGTTCTTATTATTGAAAACAGCGTACCAGGGGTAGAGAAAAATCGATTCGATATCGAAGATGATAAACAGCATTGCGATGAGATAAAACTTAACGGGGAACCGTTCTCGCGCATTACCCTCGGGCGTCATGCCGCATTCATAGGGCGCGAGTTTATAAGGAGTTGGGCGTCTCGGTCCCAATAGCCAGGAACCGACAACCATGACTGCAGCTATAGCTACTCCAATGCCCAGCAGAATAACTATCGCTAAATAACTAGTATCAGTCATGCCCTCCATCCTTATCAGGAATTTTGCTTTGTAGCAGTTTATCACAAGGTGACAGTAAGAAGCAACTTTAGTCCGAGTAATTGACTGCTCGAAACAACCTCTTCAATAACTCATACGCAGTATAA
This portion of the bacterium genome encodes:
- the ndhC gene encoding NADH-quinone oxidoreductase subunit A; its protein translation is MTDTSYLAIVILLGIGVAIAAVMVVGSWLLGPRRPTPYKLAPYECGMTPEGNARERFPVKFYLIAMLFIIFDIESIFLYPWYAVFNNKNLFINPATGQTDMRLWQNFKVFTFCEVAVFLALLALGYVYLIRKRAFTWEDMTGPAEVNEPNALTGSASKSEGEG